A part of Paenibacillus sp. 481 genomic DNA contains:
- a CDS encoding aromatic acid exporter family protein: MVFGFIGIRVIKTAIATILAIVIADLVGALNPLGAGLLAILGVDVTRKRSVQTVYARFFASLIGLLLASLLFGFLGFHLWVLALYILIAFPVIVRFHVKEGIITSSVVVFHIFGEGILTLQNVGNEIVLLIIGLGAASIVNLIYMPNEQDKLIHIRTEVDNLFSLIFVQISRNLRHPEYAWNGQELIEANAKIKEGISLASRELENRLMRSDDSKQDEQRLIYFYMRKTQLDSVQNMIQLLSQVYESFPQCDLVADLFDQLSADVKETYYTGKTERLLQTTEYQFRAMDLPSSRQEFEVRAAVLQVCRELQQYLKIAKKDKKQTQTRS; encoded by the coding sequence ATGGTTTTTGGCTTTATCGGTATCCGCGTAATTAAGACAGCAATAGCCACCATTCTAGCCATTGTCATTGCTGATTTGGTGGGAGCGTTAAACCCATTGGGAGCGGGTTTGCTGGCAATATTAGGCGTTGATGTTACGCGCAAGCGCAGCGTGCAGACGGTATACGCTCGTTTTTTTGCCTCTCTTATCGGACTACTGCTCGCTTCGCTCTTATTCGGATTTCTCGGTTTCCATCTTTGGGTGTTAGCGCTATATATTTTGATCGCGTTTCCTGTGATCGTTAGGTTTCATGTGAAGGAAGGCATTATAACGAGTTCTGTCGTTGTGTTTCACATTTTTGGCGAAGGTATACTCACGTTACAAAACGTCGGAAATGAAATTGTGCTGCTCATTATTGGACTCGGCGCTGCCAGCATCGTTAATTTAATTTACATGCCAAATGAACAAGACAAGCTTATACATATACGTACAGAAGTGGACAACCTGTTTTCCCTTATATTTGTACAAATTAGCCGAAATTTGCGTCATCCTGAATATGCTTGGAACGGTCAGGAGCTGATCGAAGCGAATGCAAAGATTAAGGAGGGCATCTCGCTTGCTTCGCGTGAGTTAGAAAATCGGCTTATGCGTTCCGATGATAGTAAGCAGGACGAGCAGAGGCTTATTTATTTTTATATGCGCAAAACGCAGTTGGATAGTGTGCAAAATATGATACAGTTGCTATCTCAGGTGTATGAATCTTTCCCGCAATGTGATCTGGTAGCCGATTTATTCGATCAGCTAAGCGCTGACGTCAAAGAAACGTATTATACAGGAAAAACAGAGCGGCTTCTGCAAACAACAGAGTATCAATTTCGGGCTATGGATTTACCTTCCAGTCGGCAGGAGTTTGAGGTGCGCGCAGCGGTGTTGCAAGTATGCCGCGAGTTACAGCAATATTTAAAAATCGCGAAAAAAGATAAAAAACAGACGCAAACTCGAAGCTGA
- a CDS encoding iron-sulfur cluster biosynthesis family protein: protein MYMELTEEALLLLQQRVGNDHGLVKLVFDTEGCGCAVNGVPALWLVDELAASDEQLESNTNFTFIIDRHHLIYYEERIKLHANHTAGTFRLSSAQQVYSIHVKCVDRRVSHKSSSIG, encoded by the coding sequence ATGTATATGGAACTTACGGAAGAAGCCTTATTACTACTACAGCAGCGCGTAGGCAATGATCATGGCCTAGTCAAGCTCGTGTTCGACACAGAAGGCTGTGGATGTGCTGTTAATGGCGTGCCTGCCTTGTGGCTCGTTGATGAGCTTGCGGCTTCAGATGAACAATTAGAAAGTAATACGAATTTTACTTTCATTATTGATCGACATCATTTAATCTATTATGAAGAGCGAATTAAATTACATGCTAACCATACAGCAGGTACTTTTCGGTTGAGCAGCGCACAACAAGTTTATTCTATTCATGTAAAATGCGTGGATCGTCGCGTCAGTCATAAATCATCGTCGATTGGTTAA
- a CDS encoding ABC transporter substrate-binding protein produces the protein MRCRLWVWLLVATLSLSALLSACSQQKSGNIKVKVGEVTRSIFYAPQYVALSKGYFHEEGLDVQLQTTFGGDKTMTALLSDAIDIALVGSETSIYVYQQGAENPVINFAQLTQTDGTFLVAREKQATFSWEKLKGSVFLGQRKGGMPQMAGEFVLNKHGINPAKDLTLVQNIEFAHVASAFASGTGQYVQLFEPQASIIEKAGKGHVVASFGKESGRLPYTAYMAKQRYIDQHKEVVQKFTNAVYRGQRWVQSNSPQAVADVIAPYFKDIDHSIITNVVKRYQEQQSFALDPVIDEQEWNNLLEVLDAAGELKQRVQITDIVNNDFAVQAKQHIH, from the coding sequence ATGCGTTGTCGACTATGGGTTTGGTTACTAGTTGCGACATTATCTTTGTCTGCGCTATTGAGTGCGTGTAGCCAACAGAAGAGTGGGAACATAAAGGTGAAAGTAGGCGAAGTGACACGCTCTATTTTTTATGCACCGCAATATGTGGCCTTGAGCAAAGGTTATTTTCATGAAGAAGGTTTAGATGTTCAGTTGCAAACGACGTTTGGCGGAGACAAAACGATGACAGCTTTGCTGTCCGATGCGATCGATATCGCGCTTGTCGGCTCCGAAACTTCCATTTACGTGTACCAGCAGGGCGCGGAAAATCCGGTAATCAACTTTGCTCAACTCACACAAACGGACGGCACCTTTCTCGTAGCACGGGAAAAGCAGGCAACGTTCAGCTGGGAGAAGCTTAAAGGGAGTGTCTTCCTTGGCCAACGTAAAGGCGGGATGCCGCAAATGGCGGGTGAATTCGTACTCAATAAACACGGGATTAACCCAGCCAAAGATTTAACCTTAGTCCAAAATATTGAGTTTGCACATGTCGCGTCCGCCTTCGCATCGGGGACAGGTCAATATGTGCAGTTATTTGAGCCACAGGCTTCTATTATTGAAAAAGCAGGCAAAGGCCACGTTGTTGCCTCGTTCGGCAAGGAAAGCGGGCGGTTACCTTACACCGCTTATATGGCGAAGCAACGTTATATCGACCAACATAAAGAGGTCGTACAAAAGTTCACGAACGCTGTCTATCGGGGACAGCGGTGGGTGCAGTCCAACTCTCCACAGGCAGTTGCAGACGTGATTGCACCGTACTTTAAAGATATTGATCATTCCATTATCACGAATGTTGTAAAACGATATCAAGAGCAGCAATCGTTCGCTCTCGATCCTGTAATAGATGAGCAAGAATGGAACAACTTGCTGGAAGTGCTTGACGCTGCGGGCGAGCTAAAGCAGCGCGTGCAAATAACGGATATTGTTAACAATGACTTTGCTGTGCAGGCGAAGCAGCACATCCATTAA
- a CDS encoding isochorismatase family protein: MTNEQKNVFIDPKDAALLLIDHQSGLFQTVQDMDVTTLRRNAIALAKLAKLTNIPTITTDSVPSGPNGPLIPEISAILPNIVYVPRNGEINAWDNPNFVKAVEATGKKTLIIAGTLTSVCMAFPTLSALAAGYKVYAVIDASGNWSKMATDITLARIVQAGAIPIDTLALIAEIQGTWNRPDAQEFATVLAELMPNYGLLIESFQRAFKEGQSSK, from the coding sequence ATGACAAATGAACAAAAAAACGTGTTTATCGACCCCAAGGATGCTGCGCTTTTGCTAATCGATCACCAAAGCGGCCTGTTTCAAACGGTACAGGATATGGATGTGACAACGTTGCGTAGAAACGCAATTGCCCTTGCGAAATTGGCAAAATTGACTAACATCCCGACCATTACGACGGATTCTGTGCCTTCTGGACCGAACGGCCCACTCATCCCAGAAATCTCAGCAATTTTACCGAATATCGTGTATGTACCGCGCAACGGTGAAATTAATGCATGGGATAACCCCAATTTCGTAAAAGCGGTAGAAGCGACGGGTAAGAAGACGTTAATTATTGCAGGTACGCTTACGAGCGTGTGCATGGCGTTTCCAACCTTATCCGCTTTGGCAGCGGGTTACAAAGTGTACGCTGTCATTGATGCATCGGGTAACTGGAGCAAAATGGCGACAGATATTACATTAGCACGCATCGTGCAAGCTGGCGCGATTCCAATTGATACGTTGGCGCTTATTGCCGAAATTCAAGGTACGTGGAATCGCCCGGATGCTCAAGAATTTGCAACTGTGCTAGCCGAATTGATGCCTAACTACGGCCTTTTGATTGAAAGCTTCCAAAGAGCATTCAAAGAAGGCCAATCTTCTAAATAA
- a CDS encoding carboxypeptidase M32, with product MSKSNETTIQQFRDIVSKIESYDEAIGLMNWDLRTGAPRKGAEIRSNTIGALSGERFKLSVSDEMGDCLNKLEQSETLESLDPITQKMVLEARKEYDRSCKIPQKLYEEYVVHTSHAETVWEDAKEKADFDMFKPYLAKTVQMTQQLIDYWGVKETRYDTLLDMYEPGLTVAKLDETFGQLRQQLVPLVQAVEASSNKPEFEFLLQSYSIEQQKEFNAYLLRAIGYDFDAGRLDESAHPFATGLNVGDVRITTKYFENDVSNAVFSTLHEGGHALYEQNISRDLVGTKLCSGTSMGIHESQSRFWENIIGRSRPFWQRYFGQLQQTFPEQLSNVKADDFYRAINRIEPSLIRIDADEVTYNLHIIIRYEIEKMLFNDNLDVADLPEVWNERYKSYLGITPAHNGVGVLQDVHWSGGGFGYFPSYSLGNMYGAQMMATLRKVMPNVDELVEAGDLLPITAWLTEQVYKHGKLQTPSEIIMNVTGEPLNPQYLVDYLTAKTKDVYGL from the coding sequence ATGAGTAAGTCAAATGAGACAACTATACAGCAGTTCCGCGATATTGTAAGCAAAATTGAAAGCTATGATGAAGCAATCGGATTGATGAATTGGGATTTGCGTACGGGAGCACCGCGAAAAGGTGCAGAAATTCGCTCCAACACGATCGGGGCGTTGTCAGGCGAAAGATTCAAGCTGTCTGTTTCCGATGAAATGGGCGATTGCTTGAATAAGTTAGAACAAAGCGAGACGTTGGAGTCGTTAGACCCCATCACGCAAAAAATGGTGCTAGAAGCTCGTAAAGAGTATGATCGCAGTTGTAAAATACCGCAAAAATTGTACGAGGAGTACGTTGTGCACACATCCCATGCGGAGACGGTCTGGGAAGATGCCAAAGAGAAAGCGGACTTTGATATGTTCAAGCCGTATTTGGCCAAAACCGTGCAAATGACGCAGCAGTTGATCGATTACTGGGGAGTTAAAGAAACTCGCTACGATACGCTGCTTGATATGTACGAGCCTGGCTTGACTGTGGCGAAGTTGGATGAAACGTTTGGCCAGTTGCGCCAGCAGCTTGTTCCACTTGTACAAGCTGTGGAAGCGTCTTCAAACAAGCCGGAGTTTGAGTTCTTGCTGCAATCTTACTCGATTGAGCAGCAGAAGGAGTTCAATGCATACCTGTTACGTGCGATCGGGTATGACTTTGATGCAGGTCGATTGGATGAGAGTGCACATCCGTTTGCAACTGGACTTAATGTCGGTGACGTGCGTATCACGACAAAGTATTTTGAAAATGATGTTTCGAATGCCGTATTCAGTACGCTGCACGAAGGTGGTCACGCTTTGTATGAGCAAAATATAAGCAGAGACCTCGTCGGTACGAAATTGTGCAGCGGAACGTCTATGGGTATTCACGAATCGCAATCTCGTTTCTGGGAAAATATTATCGGACGCAGTCGTCCGTTCTGGCAGCGCTACTTCGGACAGCTCCAGCAGACGTTTCCTGAGCAGTTGAGCAACGTGAAGGCTGATGATTTTTATCGTGCGATCAATCGTATCGAGCCGTCGCTCATTCGTATCGATGCTGATGAAGTTACATATAACTTGCACATTATTATTCGCTACGAGATTGAAAAGATGCTATTTAACGACAATTTGGACGTTGCTGATTTGCCAGAAGTGTGGAATGAGCGTTATAAATCGTACTTGGGCATAACGCCTGCTCATAATGGGGTAGGTGTGCTGCAAGACGTTCACTGGTCTGGTGGTGGTTTTGGCTACTTCCCGTCTTATTCACTAGGCAATATGTACGGTGCACAGATGATGGCAACTTTGCGCAAAGTGATGCCGAATGTCGATGAACTGGTCGAAGCGGGCGATTTGTTGCCTATTACGGCGTGGTTGACCGAGCAAGTGTATAAGCATGGCAAGTTGCAGACACCGTCAGAAATCATTATGAACGTGACAGGGGAGCCGCTTAATCCGCAATATTTGGTCGATTATTTAACGGCGAAGACGAAAGATGTATACGGTTTGTAA
- a CDS encoding outer spore coat protein CotE, with translation MAITDRHHWREIITKAVCGKGRKFSVVTHKVTPPHNPTSILGAWIINHQYEAVRAGDGIEVIGTYDINIWYSYSNNSQTDVAKESISYVELVPLSYVDPRHRTSTEEVTAESVQEPNCVEASVSASGTSVSIRVEREFAVEMVAETKVFVRVHPNGVPDYEDKDFDFANTSSDGGDYDDLDPELSDDEV, from the coding sequence ATGGCAATTACAGATAGACATCATTGGCGGGAAATCATCACGAAAGCGGTCTGCGGCAAGGGTCGTAAGTTCTCCGTCGTCACACATAAGGTCACTCCGCCTCATAATCCGACCAGCATATTGGGGGCATGGATTATAAACCATCAATATGAAGCGGTGAGAGCTGGAGATGGCATTGAGGTCATCGGTACTTACGACATTAACATCTGGTATTCATACAGCAATAATTCACAGACAGATGTTGCAAAAGAATCTATTTCTTATGTAGAACTCGTTCCACTGTCGTACGTTGACCCTAGGCACCGTACCTCGACGGAAGAGGTGACTGCCGAATCGGTTCAAGAACCGAACTGTGTAGAGGCCAGCGTATCGGCAAGTGGAACGAGTGTTTCCATTCGCGTTGAACGCGAGTTCGCCGTGGAAATGGTGGCGGAGACGAAGGTATTTGTACGTGTACATCCTAATGGTGTTCCAGATTACGAGGACAAAGATTTTGACTTCGCCAATACGAGCAGTGATGGCGGCGACTATGATGATTTGGACCCGGAGTTATCGGATGACGAAGTGTAA
- a CDS encoding ABC transporter permease, whose translation MTDFNQHGHADHEPEQGASSASSAAGCAIHSQAVSQARAQQATELVAHTFANYKRQRKAFSNYVLLTQLIILVSSIGLWELAGRLKWIDVLLFSYPSKVGAQIVQDIVNGTLWPHLAMTVGETIVGFILGTVFGTMLAILIWWSEFLARVLDPYMVVFNSMPKVALGPIFIVGFGPGFMSIVATTLSITVIITTIVVYNSFREVDANFVKVVRVFGGTKRVVFQKVILPASFPAIVSTLKVNVGLSWVGVIVGEFLVSKMGLGYLIMYGFQVFNFTLVLSSLVVIAVVATLMYQAVVYAEHKLLYRK comes from the coding sequence ATGACCGATTTTAATCAACATGGACACGCTGATCATGAGCCAGAGCAGGGAGCTTCTTCCGCATCAAGTGCTGCGGGTTGTGCGATTCATAGTCAAGCAGTTAGTCAAGCGCGTGCCCAACAGGCGACAGAACTCGTTGCACATACGTTTGCGAACTACAAACGTCAACGGAAAGCCTTTTCGAATTACGTACTGCTCACACAGCTTATTATTCTTGTATCCAGTATAGGCCTATGGGAATTGGCAGGGAGATTAAAATGGATTGATGTTCTCTTATTCAGCTATCCAAGCAAAGTTGGCGCGCAAATTGTGCAGGACATCGTAAATGGCACGCTGTGGCCGCATTTAGCGATGACGGTTGGAGAAACGATAGTCGGCTTTATACTGGGTACTGTTTTTGGTACCATGCTTGCGATTCTCATTTGGTGGTCTGAATTTCTCGCCCGTGTACTTGATCCGTACATGGTCGTATTTAATAGTATGCCTAAAGTTGCGTTGGGACCTATATTTATCGTCGGTTTCGGTCCAGGCTTTATGTCCATTGTGGCAACAACGTTGTCCATTACCGTTATTATTACGACCATTGTCGTGTATAACAGTTTTCGTGAGGTAGACGCGAACTTTGTTAAAGTGGTGCGTGTATTTGGCGGGACGAAAAGAGTTGTGTTTCAAAAAGTTATTTTACCCGCCTCGTTTCCCGCTATTGTATCCACATTAAAAGTAAATGTTGGCTTGTCGTGGGTTGGCGTTATCGTCGGTGAGTTTTTAGTTTCAAAAATGGGCTTAGGATATTTAATTATGTACGGATTTCAAGTGTTTAATTTTACATTAGTATTATCATCCCTCGTCGTGATCGCAGTTGTTGCCACATTGATGTATCAAGCTGTTGTTTATGCAGAACACAAATTACTTTATCGCAAGTGA
- a CDS encoding ABC transporter ATP-binding protein: protein MVSAVQLNQITHVYVTERAAKLAIHDLSIAIKPGEFVSLVGPSGCGKTTLLSIMAGLLQPTQGVASIYGEPVYGPSPRVGYMLQQDYLFPWRTILENACIGLELKQSLNEQSTERVIRLLEGMGLGGTEQLYPQQLSGGMRQRVSLVRTLATDPELLLLDEPFSALDYQTKLQLEDLIVETLQAHGKTAVLVTHDLSEAIAVSDRVIVLNRDPGSVRRSFEVPQAIREVQPFYAREQPGFNDLFHELWRELEDSDREESLK, encoded by the coding sequence ATGGTTTCAGCAGTGCAGTTAAATCAAATCACTCATGTATATGTGACGGAACGTGCGGCAAAGCTTGCCATTCACGATCTGTCGATCGCCATTAAGCCGGGAGAGTTTGTCAGCCTTGTTGGGCCAAGCGGGTGTGGTAAAACAACCTTGCTATCTATTATGGCTGGATTGTTACAGCCAACGCAGGGCGTAGCCTCTATTTATGGTGAGCCTGTTTATGGTCCGTCGCCGCGTGTGGGGTATATGCTTCAGCAAGACTATTTGTTCCCATGGCGAACGATATTAGAAAATGCTTGCATCGGCTTGGAGCTGAAGCAAAGCTTGAATGAGCAGTCGACCGAGCGCGTTATTCGTTTGCTGGAAGGGATGGGCTTAGGTGGGACAGAGCAGCTATACCCCCAGCAATTGTCTGGCGGCATGCGCCAGCGGGTATCGCTTGTCAGGACCTTAGCGACAGATCCAGAGCTGCTGCTGCTCGATGAACCGTTCTCAGCGCTTGATTATCAGACGAAGCTGCAATTAGAGGACCTTATTGTCGAGACGTTGCAGGCTCACGGGAAGACAGCTGTGCTTGTGACCCATGACTTGTCAGAAGCGATTGCTGTAAGTGACCGCGTCATTGTGCTCAATCGCGATCCTGGTAGTGTGCGTCGGTCGTTTGAAGTTCCACAGGCAATCAGGGAAGTTCAGCCTTTTTATGCGCGTGAGCAGCCAGGATTTAACGACTTATTTCACGAATTGTGGCGTGAGCTGGAAGATTCCGATCGAGAGGAGTCTTTAAAATGA
- a CDS encoding putative amidoligase domain-containing protein: MLTGENTRVASSSDVHDKKEGNNRIVLCGDQHIPALWLKKDWHKICLSSQCGEKASFSNVKRKLRANGETGEIGEIGEAPFIVVWSENGAGFSLPLLERATSQRGRRMDQLAQWVARIERRGRIIVLNRYGRCWNDTQMRARLQCFGVPTAEHATWRGLPPSDAHHYVRTICFWVNQWRVVAAAHCSRTLSGHYLYRPLLNWQQPPFRRLSRMATRAAYALGWDTVAVTISCNPQDKEGNEQAWPTGVLDEPQAGDVVERVEPVPAQLPEWVAEAYAQQWEEELAQWQGDNDQAKVKFGLDMELILYDAARAKLVPASRHLPIGGVAGCDAVRFGGKVIHPLMELRPKPAHSPEQLLQHLHQAVRLAWRYICNKQAPISKNSERDTHPRPVTSGTALSWLVGSKPRGYFPLGGHIHFSGFSPSTEWIRVLDTYVTLPLSLMEDRRGHRRRPQYGAFGDVREQAHGGEGGFEYRSLPSFMVTPSFTLEVLTLVQAVVKHWRSLQRRDSVRDDMISLVLNKATLRTSKKKRLVTQDDSQLSDELRAIACELLTEIMTCVQAEKNIESSVVDASSISELERLQSLHTKIKIGWSWDEEADIRLEWLDST; this comes from the coding sequence ATGCTGACGGGTGAGAACACCAGAGTAGCGAGCAGTTCAGATGTACACGATAAAAAGGAAGGGAATAACAGAATTGTACTATGCGGCGACCAGCACATCCCCGCACTATGGTTGAAAAAAGACTGGCATAAGATCTGTTTATCGAGTCAATGCGGGGAAAAGGCTTCATTTAGCAATGTGAAGAGGAAACTTAGAGCAAATGGCGAAACCGGAGAGATCGGAGAGATTGGAGAGGCGCCATTTATTGTAGTTTGGTCGGAAAATGGCGCCGGCTTTAGCCTGCCACTCCTAGAACGTGCCACATCGCAACGCGGTCGACGGATGGACCAGTTGGCTCAATGGGTGGCACGTATCGAGCGGCGCGGGCGCATTATCGTTCTCAACCGTTATGGACGATGCTGGAACGATACACAAATGCGTGCGCGGCTGCAATGCTTTGGCGTACCTACAGCGGAGCATGCGACTTGGCGTGGTTTGCCTCCTAGTGACGCTCATCATTACGTGCGTACGATATGTTTTTGGGTGAATCAATGGCGTGTTGTGGCTGCTGCTCATTGTAGCCGAACACTTTCGGGCCACTATTTATACCGGCCACTCTTGAATTGGCAGCAGCCACCGTTTAGACGTTTAAGCCGTATGGCGACGCGGGCGGCATACGCGCTGGGGTGGGACACTGTAGCTGTTACAATTAGCTGTAATCCGCAAGACAAAGAAGGCAATGAGCAAGCTTGGCCTACGGGGGTATTAGACGAACCGCAGGCAGGTGATGTTGTTGAACGTGTGGAACCTGTTCCCGCACAGCTACCGGAATGGGTAGCTGAAGCCTATGCGCAGCAGTGGGAAGAGGAGCTGGCACAGTGGCAAGGAGATAACGATCAGGCCAAGGTGAAGTTTGGCCTTGATATGGAACTTATTTTGTATGATGCTGCACGGGCGAAGTTAGTACCTGCATCCCGACATTTACCGATCGGGGGGGTAGCTGGATGTGACGCAGTACGCTTTGGAGGTAAAGTAATCCATCCGCTGATGGAATTAAGGCCTAAGCCAGCCCATTCACCCGAACAACTGTTGCAACATTTGCATCAGGCTGTCCGATTGGCTTGGCGCTACATATGCAATAAACAGGCCCCAATTTCAAAAAATAGTGAACGTGATACTCATCCACGCCCAGTAACGTCAGGCACAGCTTTAAGTTGGTTAGTTGGTAGTAAACCGCGTGGGTATTTTCCGTTGGGCGGACATATACATTTTAGCGGATTTTCTCCGTCAACTGAGTGGATTCGTGTTCTAGATACGTATGTTACGCTTCCTTTGTCATTGATGGAAGATAGGCGAGGGCACAGACGTCGGCCGCAATACGGCGCTTTCGGCGACGTGCGGGAGCAAGCGCATGGTGGGGAGGGTGGATTCGAATACCGCTCACTTCCTAGCTTTATGGTAACTCCATCCTTTACGCTGGAAGTGCTTACTCTTGTGCAGGCTGTAGTGAAACATTGGCGCAGCTTGCAGCGCCGAGATAGTGTCAGGGACGACATGATTTCACTCGTATTAAACAAGGCGACTTTGAGGACGAGTAAGAAAAAAAGGTTGGTAACGCAAGATGACTCCCAGTTGTCGGATGAGCTGCGAGCAATTGCTTGTGAACTATTAACCGAAATTATGACATGTGTGCAAGCTGAAAAAAATATAGAATCGTCAGTCGTTGATGCCTCATCTATCTCAGAATTGGAGCGTCTTCAATCGTTGCACACCAAAATTAAGATAGGTTGGAGCTGGGATGAAGAGGCCGATATTCGACTGGAATGGCTCGATTCTACATAA